A single Xylanimonas cellulosilytica DSM 15894 DNA region contains:
- a CDS encoding DNA polymerase III subunit delta', translated as MTVWDEVVGQEAAVEVLQRAVTDTRSMTHAWLLTGPPGSGRSVAARAFAAALQCQAGGCGECHQCTTTLAGTHPDLTVVATDQVTIRIEEVRGLIGTAARTPSLGRFRVIVVEDADRMIERTTNVLLKAIEEPPPHTVWVLCAPSVQDVLPTIRSRCRAVPLRVPPPESVAELVVRRDGADPHVALAAARAAQSHVGLARRLARDPEARRRRSAVLDVARRIRGVGDAVLAAGELVDVAKAEAASSTTERDAAERAELLRALGATDGQTLPPRLRSQVKQLEDDQKRRATRRQRDVLDRSMVDLLSLYRDVLVVQLGADVDLVNGLDDADLAVVRALAADSTPEQTVRRMDAIGVARERLQGNVAPLLALEAMTIALRPQG; from the coding sequence ATGACCGTCTGGGACGAGGTCGTCGGCCAGGAGGCCGCCGTCGAGGTGCTGCAGCGTGCCGTCACCGACACCCGCTCGATGACCCACGCCTGGCTGCTCACCGGCCCGCCCGGCAGCGGCCGCTCCGTCGCGGCGCGCGCCTTCGCGGCCGCCCTCCAGTGCCAGGCGGGCGGCTGCGGCGAGTGCCACCAGTGCACGACGACGCTGGCCGGCACCCACCCGGACCTCACGGTCGTGGCCACCGATCAGGTGACCATCCGCATCGAGGAGGTGCGCGGGCTCATCGGCACCGCCGCGCGCACCCCGTCGCTGGGCCGGTTCCGCGTCATCGTCGTCGAGGACGCCGACCGCATGATCGAGCGCACCACGAACGTGCTGCTCAAGGCCATCGAGGAGCCGCCGCCCCACACGGTGTGGGTGCTGTGCGCCCCCAGCGTCCAGGACGTCCTGCCCACGATCCGCTCCCGCTGCCGGGCGGTGCCGCTGCGCGTCCCGCCGCCCGAGTCCGTGGCCGAGCTGGTGGTGCGACGCGACGGCGCCGACCCGCACGTCGCGCTCGCCGCGGCCCGCGCGGCACAGTCGCACGTCGGCCTCGCGCGGCGGCTCGCCCGGGACCCGGAGGCCCGACGGCGTCGTTCGGCCGTGCTCGACGTCGCCCGCAGGATCCGCGGCGTCGGGGACGCGGTGCTCGCCGCGGGGGAGCTGGTCGACGTCGCGAAGGCCGAGGCGGCGTCGTCGACCACCGAGCGTGACGCCGCCGAGCGCGCGGAGCTGCTGCGCGCGTTGGGTGCGACGGACGGCCAGACCCTGCCGCCCCGCCTGCGCAGCCAGGTCAAGCAGCTCGAGGACGACCAGAAGCGGCGGGCCACCCGCCGGCAGCGCGACGTGCTCGACCGGTCGATGGTCGACCTGCTGTCGCTGTACCGCGACGTGCTCGTCGTCCAGCTCGGCGCCGACGTCGACCTCGTCAACGGGCTGGACGACGCCGACCTCGCCGTCGTGCGGGCGCTCGCGGCTGACTCCACCCCGGAGCAGACCGTGCGGCGGATGGACGCCATCGGCGTCGCACGCGAACGGCTCCAGGGAAACGTGGCCCCGCTGCTCGCACTCGAGGCGATGACGATCGCGCTACGCCCCCAGGGCTGA
- a CDS encoding alpha/beta family hydrolase — translation MTIPAGLILTPGAGASCDHHTLVAVESAVSPLPVLRLDFPYRAAGKRMPDRAPVAVAHVRDAAELWAAQLGAAPSDLVLGGRSYGGRMCSMAVADGLPAAGLVLLSYPLHPPGRPEKLRVEHLPALDVPVLFVSGDRDPFGTPDELAAHAAAIPGPVTTVTLPGAHDLRGRDDDVAAAVAAWLADR, via the coding sequence ATGACCATCCCCGCCGGCCTGATCCTCACGCCGGGCGCCGGCGCGTCCTGCGACCACCACACGCTCGTCGCGGTGGAGAGCGCGGTGTCCCCGCTGCCGGTGCTGCGCCTCGACTTTCCGTATCGAGCGGCGGGCAAGCGCATGCCCGACCGCGCGCCCGTCGCCGTCGCCCACGTCCGCGACGCCGCCGAACTGTGGGCGGCCCAGCTCGGTGCTGCGCCGTCGGACCTGGTGCTGGGCGGGCGCTCCTACGGCGGGCGCATGTGCTCGATGGCGGTGGCGGACGGCCTGCCCGCGGCGGGACTGGTGCTGCTCAGCTACCCGCTCCATCCGCCGGGCAGACCCGAGAAGCTGCGCGTCGAGCACCTCCCCGCGCTGGACGTGCCGGTGCTGTTCGTCTCGGGCGACCGGGACCCGTTCGGCACCCCCGACGAGCTCGCGGCGCACGCGGCCGCGATCCCCGGGCCGGTCACCACGGTCACCCTCCCGGGCGCGCACGACCTGCGCGGCCGCGACGACGACGTGGCCGCGGCGGTCGCAGCCTGGCTCGCCGACCGGTAG
- a CDS encoding pentapeptide repeat-containing protein: MDVMGEDWWARDLSDQQFDGARFVDADLSEATATGATFTDCTFRGVRFNASHWTDTAFTGCTFHRCTFFDARFERCKLVGSSFDDCTFDVLHVDGGNWSFVSLRRAPLERVEIVGARFREADLVGVKAAHAVLRGCDFSGAELLDADLTGADLTGSDLSALDPRHARLDGAIIDTTQAVALAESLGLVVHP, translated from the coding sequence ATGGACGTCATGGGCGAGGACTGGTGGGCTCGCGACCTCAGTGACCAGCAGTTCGACGGCGCTCGGTTCGTCGACGCGGACCTCTCCGAGGCGACCGCCACGGGGGCGACGTTCACCGACTGCACCTTCCGCGGCGTGCGGTTCAACGCCTCGCACTGGACCGACACGGCCTTCACCGGCTGCACGTTCCACCGGTGCACGTTCTTCGACGCCCGCTTCGAGCGCTGCAAGCTGGTCGGGTCGAGCTTCGACGACTGCACGTTCGACGTGCTGCACGTCGACGGCGGGAACTGGTCGTTCGTGTCCCTGCGCCGGGCCCCGCTGGAACGGGTCGAGATCGTGGGCGCCCGGTTCCGTGAGGCCGACCTGGTGGGCGTCAAGGCGGCCCATGCGGTGCTGCGCGGCTGCGACTTCTCCGGCGCCGAGCTGCTCGACGCCGACCTCACCGGGGCCGACCTCACGGGCAGCGACCTGTCGGCCCTCGACCCCCGCCACGCGCGCCTCGACGGCGCGATCATCGACACCACCCAGGCGGTCGCCCTGGCCGAGTCGCTGGGCCTGGTGGTCCACCCCTGA
- the def gene encoding peptide deformylase, with translation MARIFRRRPATYVLGERVKDYPAYAPESQRGRVLRITEIGEPVLHTPARPVTELGTPELARLIDDMFTTMDVAEGVGLAAPQVGVDLRVFVYDLTDDAGDRHVGAVVNPELELDLDADPEVEDEGCLSVPGAYAPLERPGGATIRGVDQLGGPVQLEATGYLARCFIHEAQHLDGTLYWDHLTPEQQADALRQRDEKRAEVLAQRREIAIELEKRPAEYPEAPAGGR, from the coding sequence ATGGCTCGGATCTTTCGGCGCAGGCCCGCGACGTACGTGCTCGGGGAACGGGTGAAGGACTACCCGGCGTACGCGCCGGAGTCCCAGCGGGGGCGGGTGCTGCGCATCACCGAGATCGGCGAGCCGGTGCTGCACACGCCGGCCCGCCCGGTCACGGAGCTCGGCACCCCGGAGCTGGCCCGGCTGATCGACGACATGTTCACCACGATGGACGTCGCCGAGGGCGTGGGGCTGGCGGCACCTCAGGTCGGCGTCGACCTGCGGGTGTTCGTCTACGACCTCACCGACGACGCCGGGGACCGGCACGTGGGCGCCGTCGTCAACCCGGAGCTCGAGCTGGACCTCGACGCCGACCCGGAGGTCGAGGACGAGGGCTGCCTGTCGGTGCCCGGCGCGTACGCGCCGCTGGAGCGGCCGGGCGGGGCGACGATCCGCGGCGTCGACCAGCTCGGTGGGCCGGTGCAGCTCGAGGCGACCGGGTACCTGGCCCGCTGCTTCATCCACGAGGCGCAGCACCTCGACGGCACGCTCTACTGGGACCACCTGACTCCCGAGCAGCAGGCGGACGCGCTGCGTCAGCGTGACGAGAAGCGCGCGGAGGTGCTCGCCCAGCGCCGCGAGATCGCGATCGAGCTGGAGAAGCGTCCGGCCGAGTACCCGGAGGCGCCGGCGGGCGGCAGGTAG
- a CDS encoding alpha/beta hydrolase, with the protein MKFPAPLARTLGSAAIVVALAFSAGCTATDPGNGPTTSSPSSDAPKPTTSTTPAATAGAPEGFEDLYAQAVEWEDCDGGFECATVEAPLSWQYPTAGTIDLAVKRHPATGNKQGSLLVNPGGPGGSGVDYVTFAWSTFGEPLRDAFDVVGFDPRGVGASTPVRCFDDARKDKSLAMDFDLDDDAGLAAMAAEHAAWGAACAESTGDLLGTVDTQSAARDMDLLRAVLGDEALHYLGFSYGTQLGATYAGLFPERVGAMVLDGAIDVTLDADAVSAGQAAGFELALRNYVTDCQGGAGCPLTGDVENGLRTVRQVLDRALTDPYPTSSNRRVTRNLAFYGVAVTLYDQGSWPALTQALEEVLTSGTGDTLLYLADFYNDRDPDGTFANNSAEAFRAVGCLDSRGTTDVAEMRAQVAEIEKVAPTVGTFFGFSGLVCSDWPVPPVAQEFDLHAVGAPPIVVIGTTNDPATPYAWAQALADTFDSGVLVTYDGEGHTAYARSNDCILDAVDDFLVDGVVPADGLRC; encoded by the coding sequence GTGAAGTTCCCCGCACCCCTCGCCCGCACGCTCGGCTCGGCTGCGATCGTCGTCGCGTTGGCGTTCTCGGCCGGGTGCACGGCCACGGATCCCGGTAACGGCCCGACGACGTCGTCACCGTCGTCGGACGCCCCGAAGCCGACGACGTCGACGACGCCGGCGGCGACGGCCGGGGCGCCGGAGGGGTTCGAAGACCTCTACGCCCAGGCGGTCGAGTGGGAGGACTGCGACGGCGGCTTCGAGTGCGCGACCGTGGAAGCCCCGCTGTCCTGGCAGTACCCCACCGCGGGCACGATCGACCTCGCGGTCAAGCGGCACCCGGCGACCGGGAACAAGCAGGGCTCGCTGCTGGTGAACCCTGGGGGCCCGGGCGGCTCGGGGGTCGACTACGTGACGTTCGCGTGGTCGACGTTCGGCGAGCCGCTGCGCGACGCCTTCGACGTCGTCGGCTTCGACCCCCGCGGCGTCGGCGCCTCGACGCCCGTCCGGTGCTTCGACGACGCCCGCAAGGACAAGTCGCTCGCGATGGACTTCGACCTCGACGACGACGCAGGCCTGGCGGCGATGGCGGCGGAGCACGCGGCGTGGGGTGCGGCGTGCGCGGAGAGCACGGGCGACCTGCTCGGCACCGTGGACACGCAGTCCGCGGCGCGCGACATGGACCTGCTGCGCGCGGTGCTCGGCGACGAGGCGCTCCACTACCTGGGCTTCTCCTACGGCACGCAGCTCGGCGCCACGTATGCGGGCCTGTTCCCGGAGCGGGTGGGCGCGATGGTGCTCGACGGCGCGATCGACGTCACGCTCGACGCCGATGCGGTCTCGGCCGGGCAGGCTGCGGGGTTCGAGCTGGCGCTGCGCAACTACGTCACGGACTGCCAGGGCGGTGCCGGCTGCCCGCTGACGGGCGACGTCGAGAACGGGCTGCGCACCGTGCGCCAGGTGCTCGACCGCGCGCTGACCGACCCCTACCCGACGAGCAGCAACCGTCGGGTGACCCGCAACCTGGCGTTCTACGGCGTCGCGGTGACGCTGTACGACCAGGGCTCGTGGCCGGCGCTCACGCAGGCGCTGGAGGAGGTGCTGACCAGCGGGACGGGCGACACGCTGCTGTACCTCGCGGACTTCTACAACGACCGCGACCCCGACGGGACGTTCGCCAACAACTCCGCGGAGGCGTTCCGCGCGGTGGGCTGCCTCGACTCGCGGGGCACCACCGACGTCGCCGAGATGCGCGCTCAGGTCGCCGAGATCGAGAAGGTCGCCCCGACGGTGGGCACGTTCTTCGGGTTCTCGGGCCTGGTGTGCTCCGACTGGCCCGTTCCGCCCGTGGCGCAGGAGTTCGACCTGCACGCCGTCGGCGCACCGCCCATCGTCGTCATCGGCACCACGAACGACCCCGCGACGCCGTACGCGTGGGCGCAGGCGCTGGCGGACACCTTCGACTCGGGTGTGCTGGTGACGTACGACGGTGAGGGCCACACCGCCTACGCCCGCTCGAACGACTGCATCCTGGACGCCGTCGACGACTTCCTCGTGGACGGGGTGGTGCCGGCGGACGGCCTGCGCTGCTGA